In a genomic window of Weissella tructae:
- a CDS encoding AAA family ATPase produces MQRRVFVVTGNTGTGKTTVTKYLNEFYEMPKVITHTTRPPREGEEDGVDYYFESNDSFDRNHFLEEVSYSGYKYGSSVEGLERAWEKNQLITIVLDPMGAVTYLQDLPEGEVVVIYLDVSERADLLERLEKRGDDVEAIAQRLNSEEYQRDLMILPGLKERAHVVMNDDWDAARSEIDEIVQSAIRV; encoded by the coding sequence TTGCAACGTCGCGTCTTTGTAGTAACAGGAAATACAGGAACAGGAAAGACAACTGTTACAAAGTACCTGAATGAATTTTATGAAATGCCAAAAGTGATTACACACACTACACGTCCGCCTCGTGAAGGTGAAGAAGATGGCGTGGACTATTATTTTGAATCAAATGATAGTTTTGATCGTAATCATTTTTTGGAAGAAGTGAGTTACAGTGGTTATAAATATGGTTCTTCTGTTGAAGGGCTAGAGCGTGCGTGGGAAAAGAATCAATTAATTACAATTGTGCTAGATCCAATGGGCGCTGTGACTTATTTACAAGATTTACCAGAAGGTGAAGTTGTTGTTATTTATCTAGATGTCAGTGAACGAGCAGATTTGCTGGAACGTCTGGAAAAGCGTGGAGATGATGTTGAAGCAATTGCACAACGATTAAACAGTGAAGAATATCAACGTGATTTAATGATTTTGCCAGGATTAAAAGAACGCGCACATGTCGTGATGAATGATGATTGGGATGCGGCGCGTTCAGAAATTGATGAGATTGTACAATCGGCGATTAGAGTCTAA
- a CDS encoding DUF6681 family protein translates to MFSLLDLFNSYFSVFNVNSRLKGRIYTIIDFFGVAYLAHLTYAYFKNQAYMQGALLGLAMLLIFYVALINFMYYFTEKSVKWDISPLFAKYVANPDAAAGNNVQFVPASGLYRTEDVLPALVISEGEHQKYLEEIVNKLDEHGLIEDAYDNLSVKEQVKVLKNGKNVLYANNRIELPFYRLENDGNRLIVVGGLNEMTAQQLGHVEQVGLQPVSMAMKQYDFFVATVGISGGTAHEMGRNGLSEVKYPYELKVELAYKNKEV, encoded by the coding sequence ATGTTTTCGCTTTTAGATCTTTTTAATAGCTATTTTAGTGTCTTTAACGTAAATTCTCGGTTAAAGGGTCGCATCTATACGATTATCGACTTTTTTGGAGTCGCTTATTTGGCTCATCTAACATATGCGTATTTCAAGAATCAAGCATATATGCAAGGTGCGTTGTTGGGTTTGGCGATGTTGTTGATTTTTTACGTGGCACTTATTAATTTCATGTATTACTTTACAGAAAAATCTGTCAAATGGGATATTTCACCATTATTTGCGAAATATGTAGCCAATCCAGACGCTGCCGCAGGGAATAATGTCCAATTTGTACCAGCGAGTGGGTTGTATAGAACGGAAGATGTATTACCAGCGTTGGTCATATCTGAAGGGGAGCACCAAAAATATTTAGAAGAAATTGTAAATAAATTGGACGAACATGGATTGATTGAAGATGCATATGATAATCTTTCGGTTAAAGAGCAAGTCAAAGTTCTGAAAAATGGGAAAAACGTTTTATATGCGAACAATCGGATAGAGTTACCCTTTTATCGTTTGGAAAACGATGGTAATCGATTGATTGTGGTCGGTGGACTAAATGAAATGACGGCGCAACAATTGGGCCATGTTGAACAGGTTGGATTACAACCTGTTTCGATGGCTATGAAGCAATACGACTTTTTCGTCGCAACCGTTGGTATATCAGGCGGTACGGCTCATGAAATGGGTCGTAATGGGCTGTCTGAAGTGAAATATCCATACGAATTAAAGGTCGAATTAGCATACAAAAATAAAGAAGTCTAG
- a CDS encoding amino acid ABC transporter ATP-binding protein — MSMIEFKDVEKYYGKFHALKNINLEIDAGETVVLLGPSGSGKSTLIRTINGLETIESGQLIVNDRDLADEHTDLNMIRKDVGMVFQHFNLYANKTIIENIMLGPRLVLKRDETENREIAMALLERVGLADQAEKFPSALSGGQQQRVAIARSLAMKPKAILFDEPTSALDPEMVNGVLKIMREIAEDSSMTMVVVTHEMGFAKQVADRVIFMADGEVLEDAPTAQFFEHPNEPRARHFLSQIVH; from the coding sequence ATGTCAATGATCGAGTTTAAAGATGTCGAAAAGTATTATGGAAAGTTCCATGCTTTGAAAAACATTAATTTAGAAATCGATGCAGGTGAAACAGTGGTCTTGCTTGGCCCATCTGGGTCAGGTAAGTCAACATTAATTCGTACAATTAACGGACTAGAAACAATTGAATCAGGTCAATTAATTGTTAATGATCGTGATTTGGCAGATGAACACACGGACTTGAATATGATTCGTAAAGATGTGGGAATGGTATTCCAACATTTTAATCTATATGCAAATAAGACAATTATTGAAAATATTATGCTTGGCCCTCGTTTAGTTTTGAAGCGTGACGAAACTGAAAACCGTGAAATTGCAATGGCTTTGCTAGAACGTGTTGGATTGGCTGATCAAGCAGAAAAGTTCCCATCAGCGCTTTCTGGAGGACAACAACAACGTGTTGCGATTGCGCGTTCATTGGCAATGAAACCTAAGGCCATCTTATTTGACGAACCAACATCAGCGTTGGATCCGGAAATGGTTAATGGTGTTTTGAAAATTATGCGTGAAATCGCGGAAGATTCTTCAATGACCATGGTCGTTGTGACACATGAAATGGGATTTGCTAAGCAAGTTGCAGACCGTGTTATCTTTATGGCAGACGGTGAAGTCTTAGAAGATGCGCCAACTGCACAATTCTTTGAACATCCAAATGAACCACGTGCACGTCACTTCTTGTCACAAATTGTGCATTAG
- a CDS encoding transporter substrate-binding domain-containing protein, with product MKSNTKKLFTWGAVVLVALGAWAAVNQLSANKARASQKNVAYDRVMESDVMTWGIKGDTKLIGVMDIASGEYQGFEVDLAKELTKRINPNAKAELTQVTAGTRVPMLLNGNIDTIIATMTITDERKKVVNFSDHYFKAGQSIMVPDNSKIKSVEDVNYKGAKILAVTGTNSAENIKEFAPKAQVVGLPDYATAMTALESGQGDAITSDNTILFGLGADKPNLKIVGGAFTSEEYAMAFSKNEPKLEAATNKALAEMRADGSYDKLAEKWFGEVRGLDWKEVTK from the coding sequence ATGAAAAGTAATACAAAAAAGCTATTCACTTGGGGCGCAGTTGTATTGGTCGCTCTAGGTGCTTGGGCAGCAGTTAACCAATTGAGCGCAAATAAAGCACGTGCGTCACAAAAGAACGTTGCATATGATCGTGTGATGGAATCTGACGTTATGACTTGGGGAATAAAAGGGGATACAAAATTAATTGGTGTGATGGACATTGCGTCTGGTGAATACCAAGGATTTGAAGTTGACCTTGCTAAGGAATTAACAAAGCGTATTAACCCAAATGCAAAAGCTGAATTAACACAAGTTACAGCGGGTACACGAGTACCAATGTTGTTGAATGGAAACATTGATACCATTATTGCCACAATGACGATTACAGACGAACGTAAAAAGGTCGTTAATTTCTCAGATCATTACTTTAAGGCTGGGCAATCAATCATGGTACCAGACAATAGTAAGATTAAGTCGGTTGAAGATGTGAATTACAAAGGCGCTAAGATTTTAGCCGTAACTGGAACTAATTCAGCTGAGAATATTAAGGAATTTGCACCTAAAGCACAAGTTGTTGGTTTACCTGATTATGCGACAGCTATGACTGCGTTGGAATCAGGGCAAGGAGATGCCATTACTAGTGACAACACAATTTTATTTGGATTAGGCGCTGATAAGCCTAATTTGAAGATTGTTGGTGGCGCGTTTACATCTGAAGAATATGCAATGGCGTTTTCAAAGAACGAACCTAAGTTGGAAGCCGCAACAAACAAGGCTTTGGCCGAAATGCGTGCAGATGGTAGCTACGATAAATTAGCTGAAAAATGGTTTGGTGAAGTACGTGGACTTGATTGGAAGGAGGTAACTAAGTAA
- a CDS encoding amino acid ABC transporter permease, translated as MWTLFTEHSDAFITGFGWTILASLIALVGATVLGTLFALMQVMPNRFANKVANIYVEIVRNIPLLVITMFFYVVVARVWHLDGFASGTLGLTLYSSAFIAETVRAGILAVPKGQLEGSMSNGLNWYQSMWHVVLPQAFKLVIPPLGNQFISLIKNSSVLAFVAGMDLMYQANAISQTTFDTFGPYIIVAVFYLILTMPLSYYMRHLEHKLVGGGN; from the coding sequence ATGTGGACACTATTTACAGAACACTCAGATGCCTTCATAACAGGATTTGGTTGGACAATCTTGGCAAGTTTAATTGCTTTGGTTGGTGCCACTGTCTTAGGGACATTATTTGCCTTGATGCAAGTAATGCCAAACCGCTTTGCGAATAAAGTCGCAAATATTTACGTAGAAATTGTTCGTAACATTCCTTTGTTGGTGATTACAATGTTTTTCTATGTTGTTGTCGCACGTGTGTGGCATTTGGATGGATTTGCGTCAGGAACGTTAGGGCTAACATTGTATAGTTCAGCGTTCATCGCCGAGACTGTGCGTGCCGGAATATTGGCAGTACCAAAGGGGCAATTAGAAGGTTCAATGTCTAATGGTTTGAACTGGTATCAAAGTATGTGGCATGTTGTATTGCCACAAGCCTTTAAGTTGGTTATTCCCCCATTGGGAAATCAATTCATCAGTTTGATCAAAAATTCATCAGTGTTGGCTTTCGTCGCAGGAATGGATTTGATGTATCAAGCCAATGCAATTTCGCAAACGACTTTTGATACATTCGGTCCATATATTATTGTGGCTGTATTCTATCTAATCCTAACGATGCCGTTAAGTTACTACATGCGTCATCTAGAACATAAATTAGTCGGCGGGGGTAACTAA
- a CDS encoding amino acid ABC transporter permease has product MQDFLQAFSWLNLRFLLMGLWVTIQVSVVSIVFSFIIGSLLGIIRYLNIRVVSPIVGFIIDIIRNLPLLLIIFFTYFALPKIGIHFNVMASTIIALTVFESAMIAEIVRSGIIAVPKGQLEGARSNGLNMRQTLIQILLPQAYKKMIPPLVSQFVSLIKDTSLATIIMLPDVTYRAQTIYAQNPNQIVPMFIMLALLYFVLNYTISQFGRYMDRRMKA; this is encoded by the coding sequence ATGCAAGATTTTCTACAAGCATTTTCATGGTTGAACCTACGCTTCTTATTGATGGGACTATGGGTGACGATTCAAGTTTCCGTTGTTTCAATTGTATTTAGTTTTATTATTGGATCATTGTTGGGGATTATTCGTTACTTGAATATCCGCGTCGTATCACCAATCGTCGGCTTTATTATTGATATTATTCGAAACTTGCCGCTATTGTTGATTATTTTCTTTACGTACTTTGCATTGCCAAAGATTGGTATCCATTTTAATGTCATGGCATCTACGATTATTGCGCTGACGGTGTTTGAATCAGCGATGATTGCTGAAATTGTGCGTTCAGGTATTATTGCAGTACCGAAGGGACAATTAGAAGGTGCACGTTCTAATGGTTTGAATATGCGTCAGACGTTGATTCAAATTCTGTTACCACAAGCGTATAAGAAGATGATCCCACCATTGGTATCACAGTTTGTGTCATTGATTAAGGACACATCATTGGCAACTATTATCATGTTGCCGGATGTAACATATCGTGCGCAAACAATTTATGCACAAAATCCAAATCAAATCGTGCCGATGTTTATCATGTTGGCTTTGTTGTATTTTGTGTTGAACTACACTATTTCTCAATTCGGACGTTACATGGACCGACGAATGAAGGCATAG
- a CDS encoding peptide ABC transporter substrate-binding protein, with protein sequence MKSGMKKFTYIALAALAVGGIGTAITSSVAKAKSTQNDDMIRWVDKAPLTTMDPSKVSANQDFTGMTAVSDGLYRQDMKGVPELSLAESVDTNDAKTVYTFKLRPDLKWSNGDDLTAHDFVYGWRRTNDPTTAAEYAYLFEGIKNADKIQTGKITDLTQLGVKALDDRTLEVTLDQPMAALKDLLTMPPFFPQNQKFVEESGKQYGSEAKYVLASGPYTIENWSGASDEYYLKKNKFYYDSDVVKTNEIRVRSVQQGTGYNLFLSNATDFAELSTLQATGSKHDRAYINNPGGSTAYIQMNRKQVKALDNVDIRRGLSYAIDRETFTDKVLGGTAIPAETLVPKGLVTDPKTGKDFTDLSKTDGAIGYDLEKARQLFAKGMRAEGLTELTLELATDDTDAAKNSAQYLQSQLQELEGLTINIKIVPFKQRIAMQETRTFDLIITIWGADYADPSTFLDLFQTGGSFNGGSWSNEEYDNLIKKAIITDASDAEKRYQDYVEAEKVLTDQVGVIPMYHRSTPALERTDIEDMAYHAAGATFDFKWIKRVK encoded by the coding sequence ATGAAGTCGGGAATGAAAAAATTTACGTATATAGCTTTAGCGGCATTGGCCGTCGGGGGTATTGGCACAGCTATTACGAGTTCAGTTGCGAAAGCTAAATCAACCCAAAACGATGATATGATTCGTTGGGTTGATAAGGCACCGCTAACAACAATGGATCCATCGAAAGTGTCAGCCAATCAAGATTTTACTGGTATGACAGCGGTGAGTGATGGTTTGTATCGTCAAGATATGAAGGGAGTACCGGAATTATCTTTGGCAGAATCAGTAGATACGAATGATGCGAAAACGGTGTATACCTTTAAACTACGACCAGATTTGAAATGGTCAAACGGGGATGACCTAACGGCACATGATTTCGTATATGGTTGGCGTCGAACAAACGATCCAACGACAGCGGCTGAATATGCCTACTTGTTTGAAGGTATTAAGAATGCTGATAAAATTCAAACCGGTAAAATTACTGATTTGACACAATTGGGTGTAAAAGCACTTGATGATCGTACATTGGAAGTGACGTTAGACCAACCAATGGCAGCGCTGAAAGATTTGTTAACAATGCCGCCATTCTTCCCACAAAACCAAAAATTTGTTGAAGAATCAGGTAAGCAATATGGATCAGAAGCAAAATATGTTTTGGCATCAGGACCATACACAATTGAAAATTGGTCAGGAGCAAGTGATGAATATTACTTGAAAAAGAATAAGTTCTACTATGATAGTGACGTTGTGAAGACAAATGAAATTCGTGTTCGTTCTGTCCAACAAGGAACAGGATATAACCTGTTCCTGTCAAATGCGACAGATTTCGCTGAACTATCAACATTGCAAGCAACTGGATCGAAACATGATCGTGCTTACATTAATAATCCAGGTGGTTCAACAGCATACATTCAAATGAACCGTAAGCAAGTGAAGGCTTTGGACAATGTCGACATTCGACGTGGATTATCATACGCCATTGACCGTGAAACATTCACGGACAAGGTGTTAGGTGGAACAGCAATTCCGGCGGAAACATTAGTGCCGAAGGGATTGGTTACAGACCCTAAGACAGGTAAGGACTTTACAGACCTTTCAAAGACAGATGGCGCAATTGGATATGACCTAGAAAAGGCACGTCAATTGTTTGCGAAGGGAATGCGCGCTGAAGGATTAACAGAATTAACATTAGAATTAGCAACTGATGACACAGATGCTGCTAAGAACTCAGCGCAATATCTACAATCACAATTGCAAGAATTAGAAGGGCTAACAATCAACATTAAGATTGTACCGTTCAAGCAACGTATTGCAATGCAAGAAACACGCACATTTGATTTGATTATTACCATTTGGGGAGCTGACTATGCTGACCCATCAACATTCTTGGACCTATTCCAAACGGGCGGTTCATTTAATGGAGGTTCTTGGTCAAATGAGGAATATGATAATTTGATTAAGAAAGCTATTATAACAGATGCAAGTGACGCCGAAAAACGTTACCAAGATTATGTTGAAGCAGAAAAAGTTTTGACTGATCAAGTGGGAGTTATTCCAATGTATCACCGATCAACGCCAGCCTTAGAGCGAACTGACATTGAAGACATGGCGTACCATGCTGCTGGTGCAACATTTGACTTCAAATGGATTAAGCGTGTCAAGTAA
- a CDS encoding peptide ABC transporter substrate-binding protein, with the protein MNWGMKKITTVAAAIAVFSGVGVVGVHAAVKNNNMIRWVDKAPLSTMDPSKVSAAQDFNGLTATGDGLTRQDKDGEPALALAESYKTSEKGTVYTFKLRPDLKWSNGDDLTAHDFVYGWRRTNDPKTASEYAYLYAGVKNAEAIQSGEEKDLTKLGIEALDDRTLKVTLDQPMPALLDIMTMPPFFPQNEAFVEKAGKKYGTEAKYVLSSGPFVLKKWSGSSDEYFLQKNKFYYDSDVVKTKDIRVQAVQSGTGYNLFMSNATDYAELSTLQANASKHDRSFLNNPTATTAYIQMNEKKVKALGNTDIRRALSYAINREVFTDKVLGGTAQPATTLTPKGLITDPKTDKDFTEISTVEGAVGYDLKQAKELFAKGMRAEGLTDLTLELVTDDTDAAKSSAQFLQSQLQELDGLKINIKIVPFKQRLALTQSKDFDLVISLWGADYPDPSSFLDLNLTGGAFNAGGWSNEEYDALIKKANTTDVNDEKKRYQDYADAEKISLEEMAVIPMYYRATPALQRTDIADMVYHPAGALFDWKWVYRK; encoded by the coding sequence ATGAACTGGGGAATGAAGAAAATAACAACAGTTGCAGCGGCAATCGCTGTGTTTAGTGGAGTCGGTGTCGTAGGTGTCCATGCCGCGGTTAAAAATAATAATATGATTCGTTGGGTGGATAAGGCACCTCTATCAACGATGGATCCATCTAAGGTGTCCGCTGCACAAGACTTTAATGGATTGACAGCAACGGGGGATGGATTAACAAGACAAGATAAAGATGGTGAACCAGCATTAGCGTTGGCGGAATCATATAAGACAAGTGAAAAAGGGACGGTTTACACATTTAAACTTCGACCAGATTTGAAGTGGTCGAACGGGGATGACCTAACGGCCCATGATTTTGTCTATGGTTGGCGCCGAACAAACGATCCGAAGACTGCTTCTGAATATGCATATCTATATGCAGGTGTGAAGAATGCAGAAGCCATTCAAAGTGGTGAAGAAAAAGACCTAACCAAGCTAGGGATTGAGGCGTTGGATGACCGTACATTGAAGGTGACATTGGATCAACCAATGCCTGCATTGTTAGATATTATGACAATGCCTCCTTTCTTCCCACAAAATGAAGCATTTGTTGAAAAGGCGGGAAAGAAGTATGGAACAGAAGCTAAGTATGTCCTATCTTCAGGTCCGTTTGTATTGAAGAAGTGGTCAGGATCAAGTGATGAATATTTCTTACAAAAGAATAAGTTCTACTATGATAGTGATGTTGTGAAGACGAAGGACATTCGTGTTCAAGCAGTACAGTCAGGAACAGGATATAACTTGTTTATGTCTAATGCGACAGACTACGCAGAACTATCAACACTACAAGCTAATGCATCAAAGCATGATCGTTCATTTTTGAATAATCCAACTGCGACGACAGCCTACATTCAAATGAATGAAAAGAAGGTAAAGGCGCTAGGTAATACGGATATCCGTCGTGCACTATCATATGCAATTAATCGTGAAGTCTTTACTGATAAGGTGTTAGGTGGAACGGCGCAACCGGCGACAACTTTGACACCAAAGGGACTAATTACAGATCCGAAAACTGACAAAGATTTCACTGAAATTTCAACGGTGGAAGGCGCAGTTGGCTATGACTTGAAGCAAGCAAAAGAACTTTTTGCGAAGGGAATGCGCGCTGAAGGGTTAACAGATTTGACATTGGAACTAGTTACTGATGACACAGATGCAGCGAAGAGCTCAGCTCAATTCTTACAATCACAATTGCAAGAATTAGATGGTTTGAAGATTAACATTAAGATTGTACCGTTTAAGCAACGTTTGGCTTTGACACAAAGTAAAGATTTCGACCTAGTCATCTCACTTTGGGGTGCGGATTACCCGGACCCATCATCATTCTTGGACTTGAACCTGACTGGTGGAGCATTTAATGCCGGTGGTTGGTCAAATGAAGAATATGATGCATTGATTAAGAAGGCGAACACAACTGACGTTAATGATGAGAAAAAGCGTTACCAAGATTATGCAGACGCTGAAAAGATTAGTTTAGAAGAGATGGCTGTTATTCCAATGTACTACCGTGCAACACCTGCGTTGCAACGAACAGACATTGCGGACATGGTCTACCATCCTGCGGGAGCTCTCTTTGATTGGAAATGGGTATATCGTAAGTAA
- a CDS encoding ABC transporter permease gives MFKYILKRLGIILLTLFIVISATFFLMKLMPGSPLANAERLAPEQRAMIEAQYGLNNPLWVQYWDYLTNAFRLNFGDSFQFQNQPVMKLIGERIGPSIQLGLEALVFGVIAGIGLGASAAMHANTKRDTLLSIIAVLGVSIPSFVFATLAQYFVGLKLGWLPIAGWDGFIYTILPAVVLGMAPLAITARFIRTEMVNVMNSDYIELARAKGLSRNEVVYKHALRNSLIPLVTLIGPMAVNLMTGSIVVEQIFAIPGIGGQFVSSILTNDYPVIMGTTIVYSMMLMVVLLITDILYGLIDPRIRLNK, from the coding sequence ATGTTTAAATATATTCTAAAAAGACTCGGCATTATTTTGCTGACCCTCTTTATTGTTATTTCGGCAACATTCTTCTTGATGAAGTTGATGCCAGGGTCACCGCTAGCGAATGCTGAACGTTTGGCACCAGAGCAACGAGCGATGATCGAAGCGCAATATGGATTGAACAACCCGTTGTGGGTGCAATACTGGGACTACTTAACAAATGCGTTCCGTTTGAATTTTGGGGATTCATTCCAATTCCAAAATCAACCCGTTATGAAGTTGATTGGGGAACGAATCGGACCCTCAATTCAATTAGGACTTGAAGCCTTGGTATTCGGTGTGATTGCCGGTATTGGACTAGGAGCTTCTGCCGCAATGCACGCAAATACAAAGCGTGACACATTGTTGTCAATTATTGCGGTGCTAGGAGTTTCTATCCCATCATTCGTGTTTGCCACATTGGCACAATACTTTGTTGGATTGAAGCTAGGTTGGTTGCCAATTGCTGGTTGGGATGGATTCATTTACACAATCTTGCCAGCCGTAGTATTGGGAATGGCGCCATTAGCGATTACAGCACGATTCATTCGTACTGAAATGGTGAACGTGATGAATTCTGATTACATTGAATTAGCACGTGCTAAAGGATTGTCACGTAACGAAGTGGTTTACAAGCACGCATTACGTAATTCATTGATTCCGTTGGTAACATTGATTGGACCTATGGCAGTTAATTTGATGACTGGATCAATCGTGGTTGAGCAAATCTTTGCGATTCCTGGAATTGGTGGACAATTCGTTTCATCAATTTTGACGAATGATTACCCAGTTATCATGGGAACAACAATTGTGTACTCAATGATGTTGATGGTGGTCTTGTTGATTACTGACATCTTGTACGGATTGATTGACCCACGTATCCGTTTGAACAAATAA
- a CDS encoding ABC transporter permease, protein MAEQYTNLNAADFQLLPQKSTADLDAIQTKDVSFRKDAWRRLKKNKGAFISLWVLIVIFFAAFASVPYATPDAIAKQDVMQQNLPPKLPGNIPGLDGKVKEGGEVVDKYEAAGVPSDTFYLFGTDQFGRDLFKRVLYGTRISLEVALIAALIDLFIGVTYGIISGWNGGRLDTLMQRIVEVLSSIPNLVIFVLLILVMQPGMFSIALGIGLTSWIGMSRLVRARVLSIKEQDYISAARTLGSSPWRIGVRHLIPNLSSTIIVQLMFTIPSAIFFEALLSFIGLGIPIPMASLGTLLNDGTKAFLFYPYQLVVPAVILSMIMIAFNLLGDGLRDAFDPRTRR, encoded by the coding sequence ATGGCTGAACAATATACAAACCTAAATGCAGCTGATTTCCAGTTGCTTCCGCAAAAGTCAACTGCGGACTTGGATGCAATTCAAACCAAAGATGTGAGTTTCCGTAAGGATGCTTGGCGTCGATTGAAGAAGAATAAGGGAGCCTTCATCTCATTGTGGGTTCTGATTGTGATTTTCTTTGCTGCCTTTGCGTCAGTGCCATATGCGACACCTGATGCGATTGCTAAGCAAGATGTGATGCAACAAAACTTGCCACCAAAGTTACCAGGAAATATTCCTGGTTTGGACGGTAAGGTTAAAGAAGGTGGCGAAGTTGTTGATAAGTACGAAGCAGCTGGTGTACCATCTGATACATTCTACCTATTTGGAACTGACCAATTTGGTCGTGACTTGTTCAAGCGTGTCCTATATGGAACACGTATCTCACTAGAAGTTGCTTTGATAGCTGCTTTGATTGACTTGTTCATCGGGGTAACCTATGGAATCATCTCTGGATGGAATGGTGGCCGACTAGATACGTTGATGCAACGTATTGTTGAAGTGCTATCATCAATTCCTAACTTGGTTATCTTCGTGTTGTTGATTTTGGTTATGCAACCAGGAATGTTCTCAATTGCGTTAGGAATTGGGTTGACGTCTTGGATTGGAATGTCCCGATTAGTCAGAGCCCGGGTGCTTTCAATTAAGGAGCAAGATTACATCTCTGCTGCGCGTACATTAGGATCATCACCATGGCGTATTGGTGTACGTCACTTGATTCCAAACTTGTCATCAACAATTATTGTGCAATTGATGTTTACAATTCCATCAGCTATTTTCTTCGAAGCCTTGTTGTCATTTATCGGACTAGGAATTCCTATCCCTATGGCGTCACTTGGAACTTTGTTGAATGATGGAACTAAGGCATTCTTGTTCTACCCTTACCAATTGGTTGTGCCAGCCGTGATTCTATCAATGATCATGATTGCCTTTAACTTACTTGGTGACGGATTACGAGATGCATTTGACCCACGAACACGACGTTAG